Proteins encoded in a region of the Mycolicibacterium neoaurum genome:
- a CDS encoding VOC family protein, which yields MSLPIAQIRFARPTDRLAEVEQFYAEHLGLPVLYRFENHAGYDGVMLGLPGTDQHLEFTAHADGSPCPAPTTDNLLVLYFHSEAEMYDIVERLGAYGHEPVEPENPYWTGVGALTFADPDGWRVVLVPRPVF from the coding sequence ATGTCACTGCCCATCGCTCAGATTCGATTCGCCCGTCCCACCGACCGACTCGCCGAGGTCGAGCAGTTCTATGCCGAGCACCTCGGTCTGCCCGTGCTGTACCGGTTCGAGAATCACGCCGGCTACGACGGCGTCATGCTGGGTCTGCCCGGCACCGATCAGCATCTGGAGTTCACCGCACACGCCGATGGAAGCCCTTGTCCCGCACCGACAACGGACAATCTTCTGGTGCTGTACTTCCACTCCGAAGCGGAGATGTACGACATCGTGGAGCGATTGGGGGCCTACGGCCACGAACCTGTGGAGCCAGAGAACCCGTATTGGACGGGTGTGGGTGCGCTGACGTTCGCCGACCCCGACGGGTGGCGGGTGGTCCTGGTGCCGCGGCCGGTGTTCTGA
- a CDS encoding histidine phosphatase family protein, protein MLADPLSGARRCLARFGKLLGITLIASALLIGAAIPAAAELMRVTFVRHAQSAGNASGLIDTSTPGPTLTQNGEDQARAVVGNLGINNYDGVYASTMQRTQLTATPLSQYLHLPIQVLPGVQEIEAGVFEGTPESEAANGYGRFPLAWALQGNRDLRIPGSINGHEFDARMDDSLQQIYDNGDRNAVVFSHGGAIMFWTMMNVSNLSFEQKLDLLRYSPLGNTNYVVIEGSPEEGWKLVNWNGQKFGPDASVADEVSLQFRTLQRQLSTAVTQVFASFATLNPARVLAAIAASFSDTVVSIIKFAGAVGNKLTVEWAKNTQPNPPAQTALPTVTDTTERVASRTVTVDESTTSTTEDAAVGATHRRELTAVLDTRPIEPQSPIAIVDTEPDTATLIADEPGPSLTDEVDTDIRETIGFDDDTDTAKSVEPEPVKVNEPNTGGGEQTGTTTQADKVVTTAATSDGGGTDSSD, encoded by the coding sequence ATGTTGGCAGACCCACTCTCAGGCGCCCGGCGGTGTCTGGCCCGATTCGGCAAGCTCCTCGGTATCACCCTGATCGCGTCGGCCCTGCTCATCGGGGCCGCCATACCCGCAGCGGCCGAACTGATGCGGGTGACATTCGTGCGACACGCCCAATCGGCCGGGAACGCCTCCGGCCTGATCGACACGTCGACCCCCGGACCGACGCTGACGCAGAACGGTGAGGATCAGGCACGGGCGGTGGTCGGGAACCTCGGCATCAACAACTACGACGGCGTCTACGCCTCGACCATGCAGCGGACCCAACTGACCGCCACTCCGCTGTCGCAGTATCTGCACCTGCCGATCCAGGTGTTGCCCGGTGTCCAGGAGATCGAGGCCGGGGTGTTCGAAGGGACGCCGGAGAGCGAGGCCGCCAACGGGTACGGCCGGTTCCCGCTGGCCTGGGCCCTGCAGGGCAACCGCGACCTGCGCATCCCCGGTTCCATCAACGGCCATGAATTCGATGCCCGGATGGACGATTCCCTGCAGCAGATCTACGACAACGGCGACCGCAACGCCGTGGTGTTCTCCCACGGCGGTGCCATCATGTTCTGGACGATGATGAACGTCTCCAACCTCTCCTTCGAGCAGAAGCTGGACCTGTTGCGGTACTCACCGCTGGGGAACACCAATTACGTTGTCATCGAAGGCAGCCCGGAAGAGGGCTGGAAGCTGGTGAACTGGAACGGACAGAAGTTCGGGCCCGACGCGTCGGTCGCCGACGAGGTGAGCTTGCAGTTCCGGACGCTACAACGGCAACTCAGCACCGCGGTGACCCAGGTGTTCGCCTCCTTCGCCACCCTGAACCCGGCCAGGGTGCTGGCCGCCATCGCCGCGAGTTTCTCCGACACCGTGGTCTCGATCATCAAGTTCGCCGGCGCGGTGGGCAACAAGCTGACAGTCGAGTGGGCCAAGAACACCCAGCCCAACCCGCCCGCACAGACCGCATTGCCGACCGTCACCGACACCACCGAGCGAGTCGCGAGCCGGACCGTCACCGTCGACGAATCCACGACGAGCACGACCGAGGACGCCGCGGTCGGAGCAACCCACCGCAGGGAGCTGACCGCCGTTCTGGACACGCGGCCGATCGAGCCGCAGAGCCCCATCGCGATCGTCGACACCGAACCGGACACCGCAACCCTCATCGCGGACGAACCCGGACCGTCGCTGACCGATGAGGTGGACACCGACATTCGCGAGACCATCGGGTTCGATGACGACACCGATACAGCGAAATCCGTCGAACCGGAGCCCGTGAAGGTCAACGAGCCCAACACCGGCGGCGGTGAACAGACCGGCACCACAACCCAAGCCGACAAGGTGGTCACCACCGCGGCAACGTCCGATGGCGGTGGTACCGACAGCTCGGACTGA
- the groES gene encoding co-chaperone GroES codes for MVAVNIKPLEDKILVQANEAETTTASGLVIPDTAKEKPQEGTVVAVGPGRWDEDGEKRIPLDVSEGDTVIYSKYGGTEIKYGGEEYLILSARDVLAVVNK; via the coding sequence ATCGTGGCAGTCAACATCAAGCCACTCGAGGACAAGATCCTCGTTCAGGCCAACGAGGCCGAGACCACGACCGCTTCCGGTCTGGTCATCCCGGACACCGCCAAGGAAAAGCCGCAGGAAGGCACCGTCGTCGCAGTTGGCCCCGGCCGCTGGGATGAGGACGGCGAGAAGCGGATCCCCCTGGACGTTTCCGAGGGTGACACCGTCATCTACAGCAAGTACGGCGGCACCGAGATCAAGTACGGCGGCGAGGAGTACCTGATCCTCTCCGCGCGTGACGTGCTGGCTGTCGTCAACAAGTAA
- a CDS encoding nuclear transport factor 2 family protein, whose amino-acid sequence MNVLTKTTALVALLFSMMAGAGSAQAAPSRDEQRIRDAFGRGVGGPESFYALLAEDVHWTVARAQNPSVYTSRQDFLDRGARPVLDRLTGPIEASVHDLIIDGDQVVALWRGTATALDGKPYVNEYAWSMTMRGGEIARVVAYLDLVALDDLIRRVPV is encoded by the coding sequence ATGAACGTTCTCACCAAAACGACTGCGCTGGTGGCACTCCTGTTCTCGATGATGGCAGGCGCGGGCTCGGCACAGGCCGCACCATCGCGTGACGAACAGCGGATCCGCGACGCCTTCGGCCGCGGCGTCGGTGGGCCGGAGAGTTTCTACGCGCTGTTGGCCGAGGATGTGCACTGGACCGTTGCCAGGGCCCAGAACCCATCGGTCTACACCTCACGACAGGACTTTCTCGACCGCGGTGCTCGACCCGTATTGGACCGGCTCACCGGTCCCATCGAGGCGTCGGTGCACGATCTGATCATCGATGGCGATCAGGTGGTCGCGTTGTGGCGCGGCACCGCCACGGCGCTGGACGGAAAGCCCTATGTCAACGAGTACGCCTGGTCCATGACGATGCGTGGCGGCGAGATCGCGCGGGTGGTGGCATACCTGGATCTGGTGGCGCTCGACGACCTGATCCGGCGGGTGCCGGTGTAA
- a CDS encoding IclR family transcriptional regulator: protein MPDVTPDAPASMVARVALIVNAFDRAGVVLRPDQVVERSGLPRSSTHRILNQLHESGLLQRGPVGYSLAASALPSAGAVENAQLRGVASPVLERLHADTGLVVHLGVLAGADVVYVDKVTGAGGPAVPTRVAGRTPAHASALGKAMLARRPAEDIDKTLDSVLRKCTAWTIGDLPTLHQELARIRGRRGIAYDEQELAAGLSSVAAPITLPDGEIAGLSLTGTVPAQRLVRVAPFLSRSANGITFELGASATERAEAHTVTDDMLSRVLRTLASDAWV, encoded by the coding sequence GTGCCCGACGTTACGCCCGACGCTCCCGCCTCGATGGTGGCCCGAGTCGCGCTGATCGTGAACGCCTTCGATCGGGCCGGCGTGGTACTCCGGCCCGATCAGGTGGTCGAACGCAGCGGTTTGCCGCGGTCCTCCACCCACCGCATCTTGAACCAGCTGCACGAATCCGGACTTCTGCAACGTGGTCCCGTGGGTTACTCGCTGGCTGCCTCCGCGCTGCCCTCCGCCGGGGCCGTCGAAAACGCACAGTTGCGAGGCGTGGCATCGCCGGTGTTGGAGCGATTGCACGCCGATACCGGCCTCGTCGTGCACCTCGGGGTGTTGGCCGGCGCCGATGTCGTGTACGTGGACAAGGTGACCGGTGCGGGCGGCCCTGCGGTACCCACCCGCGTCGCCGGACGCACGCCGGCGCATGCCAGCGCACTGGGCAAAGCCATGCTGGCGCGCCGACCGGCTGAGGACATCGACAAGACCCTGGACAGCGTGTTGCGCAAATGCACCGCCTGGACGATCGGAGACCTGCCCACATTGCACCAGGAGCTGGCCAGGATCCGCGGGCGACGCGGAATAGCCTATGACGAACAGGAATTGGCGGCCGGGTTGTCGAGCGTTGCCGCACCGATCACGCTCCCGGATGGCGAGATCGCCGGGCTCTCACTCACCGGAACCGTACCCGCGCAACGCTTGGTGCGCGTCGCGCCGTTCTTATCGCGTTCGGCCAACGGGATCACCTTCGAGCTCGGCGCATCGGCCACCGAGCGCGCGGAGGCCCATACCGTCACCGATGACATGTTGTCCCGGGTGTTGCGCACCCTGGCCTCCGACGCCTGGGTGTGA
- the groL gene encoding chaperonin GroEL (60 kDa chaperone family; promotes refolding of misfolded polypeptides especially under stressful conditions; forms two stacked rings of heptamers to form a barrel-shaped 14mer; ends can be capped by GroES; misfolded proteins enter the barrel where they are refolded when GroES binds) produces the protein MSKQIEFNETARRALEAGVDKLADAVRVTLGPRGRHVVLAKAFGGPVVTNDGVTIAREIDLEDPFENLGAQLVKSVATKTNDVAGDGTTTATVLAQAIVKAGLRNVAAGANPIALGAGISKAADAVSEALLAAAKPVSDKTAIAQVATVSSRDELVGDLVGEAMTTVGADGVVTVEESSTLETLLEVTEGVGFDKGFISAYFINDFDAQEAVLEDALVLLHRDKISSLPDLLPLLEKVAEAGKPLLIIAEDVEGEALSTLVVNSIRKTLKAVAVKAPFFGDRRKAFLEDLAVVTAAQVVNPDVGLTLREAGLDVLGSARRVVVTKDSTVIVDGAGTQEAIEDRKAQLRSEIEATDSDWDREKLEERLAKLSGGVAVIKVGAATETDLKKRKEAVEDAVSAAKAAVEEGIVTGGGSALVQARKALDSLRGSLTGDELLGLEVFASALSAPLYWIATNAGLDGSVVVNKVSELPVGQGFNAATLTYGDLLAEGIVDPAKVTRSAVLNAASVGRMVLTTETAVVDKPAEEEDHAGHGHHGHAH, from the coding sequence ATGAGCAAGCAGATTGAATTCAACGAAACTGCGCGCCGCGCCCTGGAGGCCGGCGTGGACAAGCTCGCCGATGCCGTCCGCGTCACCCTCGGCCCGCGCGGCCGGCACGTGGTGCTGGCCAAGGCGTTCGGCGGACCGGTCGTGACCAACGACGGTGTCACCATCGCCCGCGAGATCGACCTGGAGGACCCGTTCGAGAACCTGGGTGCCCAGCTGGTCAAGTCGGTGGCCACCAAGACCAACGACGTCGCCGGTGACGGCACCACCACCGCGACCGTGCTCGCCCAGGCGATCGTCAAGGCCGGCCTGCGCAACGTCGCCGCCGGTGCCAACCCCATCGCCCTCGGCGCCGGGATCAGCAAGGCCGCCGATGCGGTGTCCGAGGCCCTGTTGGCCGCGGCCAAGCCTGTCAGCGACAAGACCGCGATCGCGCAGGTCGCCACCGTGTCCTCGCGCGACGAGCTGGTCGGTGACCTGGTCGGCGAGGCCATGACGACCGTCGGTGCCGATGGTGTGGTCACCGTCGAGGAGTCCTCCACCCTGGAGACGCTGCTCGAGGTCACCGAGGGTGTCGGGTTCGACAAGGGCTTCATCTCGGCCTACTTCATCAACGACTTCGACGCCCAGGAAGCGGTGCTCGAGGACGCGCTGGTGCTGTTGCACCGCGACAAGATCAGCTCGCTGCCCGACCTGCTGCCGCTGCTGGAGAAGGTGGCCGAGGCCGGCAAGCCGCTGCTGATCATCGCCGAGGATGTCGAGGGCGAGGCGCTGTCGACCCTGGTCGTCAACTCCATCCGCAAGACGCTGAAGGCCGTCGCCGTGAAGGCTCCGTTCTTCGGTGACCGCCGCAAGGCATTCCTGGAGGATCTGGCCGTCGTCACCGCCGCGCAGGTGGTCAATCCCGATGTGGGTCTGACGCTGCGCGAGGCCGGCCTGGACGTGCTGGGTTCGGCCCGGCGCGTCGTGGTGACCAAGGACAGCACCGTGATCGTCGACGGTGCGGGCACCCAGGAGGCCATCGAGGACCGCAAGGCCCAGCTGCGCAGCGAGATCGAGGCCACCGATTCGGACTGGGACCGCGAGAAGCTCGAAGAGCGCCTCGCCAAGCTGTCCGGCGGCGTCGCCGTCATCAAGGTCGGTGCGGCCACCGAGACCGACCTGAAGAAGCGCAAGGAAGCCGTCGAGGACGCCGTGTCGGCGGCCAAGGCTGCCGTCGAAGAGGGCATCGTCACCGGTGGTGGCAGCGCGCTGGTGCAGGCCCGCAAGGCGCTGGACAGCCTGCGTGGCTCGCTGACCGGTGATGAGCTGCTCGGCCTGGAGGTCTTCGCTTCGGCGCTGTCGGCACCGCTGTACTGGATCGCCACCAACGCCGGGCTCGACGGCTCGGTCGTGGTGAACAAGGTCAGCGAACTGCCCGTCGGGCAGGGCTTCAACGCCGCTACGTTGACCTACGGCGACCTGCTCGCCGAGGGCATCGTCGACCCGGCCAAGGTGACCCGCTCCGCGGTGCTCAATGCGGCGTCGGTCGGCCGGATGGTGTTGACCACCGAGACCGCGGTCGTCGACAAGCCGGCCGAGGAAGAGGATCACGCCGGCCACGGACACCACGGCCACGCGCACTAG
- a CDS encoding acyl-CoA dehydrogenase family protein → MLDSVRGLLPEIAAAAAEVDHRGTVDAEVIGRLHDVGYFALLQPPEFGGLDAEPDTYLTATLELSSACTSTGWLAGWLAVNNWGLSVRDERALGEVWGADPRSLLCSSYAPNGRLERVPGGFRLSGSWARCTGARHASWLSVAAVTVGADGAAQDFMAVLVPACDYRVERAWNGLGLRGIGADDVIVTDAFVPEHRAFSWLGLSYTDAMPALQRLPQPTLYTLAGSIPLLGAAQRVLDIRPSGVSRAEIELSMLQIRRNVVEQLDCIRSGGYPDSESMLRTRRDQVMASDRAVKAVAAAVGDADDPALERIWRDVLTARMHVASNVEQVLAVVGRHTVGIDVDDLMW, encoded by the coding sequence GTGCTCGATTCGGTCCGTGGTCTGCTCCCCGAGATCGCCGCGGCCGCTGCCGAAGTCGACCACCGGGGGACGGTCGACGCCGAGGTGATCGGACGGCTGCACGATGTCGGCTACTTCGCGCTGCTGCAGCCGCCCGAGTTCGGCGGCCTGGACGCCGAGCCGGATACCTATCTGACCGCGACGCTGGAACTCTCGTCGGCGTGTACGTCCACGGGGTGGTTGGCCGGCTGGCTGGCGGTCAACAATTGGGGGCTCTCGGTACGTGACGAGCGCGCGCTGGGGGAGGTGTGGGGAGCGGATCCCCGATCGCTGCTGTGCTCGTCGTACGCACCCAACGGACGACTGGAGCGCGTGCCTGGAGGGTTCCGGCTCAGCGGCAGCTGGGCGCGTTGCACAGGGGCCCGCCACGCCTCCTGGCTGAGCGTCGCCGCGGTGACCGTCGGTGCCGACGGCGCGGCGCAGGATTTCATGGCCGTGCTCGTTCCCGCGTGCGATTATCGGGTCGAAAGGGCCTGGAACGGTCTGGGTTTGCGGGGAATCGGAGCCGATGACGTGATCGTCACCGATGCGTTCGTGCCGGAGCACCGGGCGTTCAGCTGGCTCGGTCTGAGCTACACCGACGCGATGCCCGCGTTGCAGCGGTTACCTCAACCGACGCTGTACACCCTGGCCGGCTCCATTCCGTTACTCGGTGCCGCGCAACGTGTCCTCGACATCCGGCCATCGGGAGTTTCTCGTGCCGAGATCGAACTGTCGATGTTGCAGATCCGGCGAAACGTCGTCGAGCAGCTCGACTGCATTCGCTCCGGCGGTTATCCGGATTCGGAATCGATGTTGCGTACCAGGCGTGATCAGGTGATGGCCTCCGATCGAGCGGTCAAGGCCGTCGCCGCGGCGGTGGGAGACGCCGATGACCCAGCACTGGAACGCATCTGGCGCGATGTCCTGACCGCTCGGATGCATGTGGCCAGCAATGTCGAGCAGGTGCTGGCAGTGGTGGGCCGGCATACCGTGGGTATCGACGTCGACGACCTGATGTGGTGA
- a CDS encoding WhiB family transcriptional regulator has translation MPQPQQLPGPNADIWDWQMKGHCRGVDSSMFFHPDGERGRARAQREMRAKELCRTCPVIAQCRSHALAVGEPYGIWGGLSESERELLLKRGMRRSA, from the coding sequence ATGCCACAGCCGCAGCAACTGCCCGGACCCAACGCCGACATCTGGGATTGGCAGATGAAGGGCCACTGCCGAGGCGTCGACTCCTCGATGTTCTTCCACCCCGATGGCGAACGCGGCCGGGCCCGCGCGCAGCGCGAGATGCGGGCCAAGGAACTGTGCCGCACCTGCCCGGTGATCGCACAGTGCCGCTCGCACGCACTGGCCGTCGGCGAACCCTATGGAATCTGGGGCGGCCTTTCCGAATCCGAGCGGGAGTTGCTGCTCAAGCGCGGGATGCGCCGGTCTGCCTGA